The proteins below are encoded in one region of Festucalex cinctus isolate MCC-2025b chromosome 2, RoL_Fcin_1.0, whole genome shotgun sequence:
- the acp2 gene encoding lysosomal acid phosphatase isoform X1 yields MYPTLLFLLAVVTLWGKVTAEKELQYVTVLFRHGDRSPVKAYPTDPYQESDWPQGFGQLSQEGMRQHLELGQFLRMRYDGFLNENYVRHEISVRSTDYDRTLMSAEANLAGLYPPIGEQVFSPNIKWQPIPVHTVPQSEEKLLAFPQRDCPRYEELMNETEQTEEYLNITNANKDIMELVRNKTGLKIMTVDAVWGVYDTLFCESRHNKSAPDWVTPSVWERLRFLKDFGLRVIFGVYKHQEKSRLQGGILLGEIVKNLSQAAKSKEMQRLKMMMLSAHDTTMAALQSSLNVFNGRQPPYASCLLIELYSDGGSLSVSMFYRNESRIQPYELQLPGCSLNCPLEEFVKITKPSISEDRQKECQLASSGSSKEVIISLVVSGCLLLGLIIILFLSIIRHKEPLGSRGYRQINNGGAEES; encoded by the exons ATGTACCCTACACTTCTGTTCCTCTTAGCGGTGGTCACGCTCTGGGGGAAAGTCACAGCGGAGAAAGAACTGCAATACGTAACTGTG TTGTTTCGACATGGCGACAGATCACCAGTCAAAGCCTATCCCACTGACCCATACCAAGAGAGCGACTGGCCTCAAGGCTTCGGACAGCTGTCACAG GAAGGGATGCGGCAACACTTGGAGCTGGGCCAGTTTCTGAGGATGCGTTATGACGGCTTTCTGAATGAAAACTATGTCCGACATGAG ATCTCCGTTCGCAGCACAGACTACGATCGCACCCTGATGAGCGCCGAGGCCAACCTCGCAG GTCTGTACCCCCCCATTGGTGAGCAGGTCTTCTCACCAAACATCAAGTGGCAGCCTATCCCAGTGCACACAGTTCCACAAAGTGAAGAAAAG CTGCTGGCCTTTCCTCAGAGAGATTGCCCTCGATACGAAGAACTGATGAATGAGACTGAACAAACGGAAGAATACCTTAACATCACAAATGCTAACAAG GACATTATGGAGCTTGTGCGGAATAAAACAGGACTGAAGATAATGACCGTGGATGCTGTCTGGGGTGTGTACGACACGCTCTTCTGTGAG TCACGTCATAACAAGTCAGCTCCTGATTGGGTGACCCCTTCTGTCTGGGAAAGGCTCCGATTTCTCAAAGACTTTGGACTCCGG GTTATATTTGGGGTCTACAAACATCAGGAGAAGAGTCGGCTGCAGGGAG GGATCCTGTTGGGTGAAATAGTGAAGAATCTTTCCCAAGCGGCTAAATCTAAGGAAATGCAGCGTCTGAAAATGATGATGCTTTCTGCG CATGACACAACTATGGCGGCACTGCAGTCCAGCTTGAATGTCTTCAATGGCAGACAACCGCCGTATGCCTCCTGTCTCTTGATCGAGCTCTATTCAGATGGCGG GTCTCTGTCAGTGTCCATGTTTTACCGGAATGAAAGCAGGATTCAACCATACGAACTTCAGTTGCCTGGTTGCTCCCTGAACTGCCCCCTGGAGGAgtttgtgaaaattacaaagccGTCTATTTCTGAGGACAGACAGAAGGAGTGCCAGTTGGCTTCAAGTGGGAGCAGTAAAG AGGTGATCATCAGTCTGGTGGTGTCCGGCTGCCTGTTGCTGGGgctcatcatcatcctcttccTGTCCATCATTCGCCACAAGGAGCCGCTGGGCAGTCGGGGATATCGCCAGATCAACAACGGAGGGGCCGAGGAGTCCTGA
- the acp2 gene encoding lysosomal acid phosphatase isoform X2 — protein MRQHLELGQFLRMRYDGFLNENYVRHEISVRSTDYDRTLMSAEANLAGLYPPIGEQVFSPNIKWQPIPVHTVPQSEEKLLAFPQRDCPRYEELMNETEQTEEYLNITNANKDIMELVRNKTGLKIMTVDAVWGVYDTLFCESRHNKSAPDWVTPSVWERLRFLKDFGLRVIFGVYKHQEKSRLQGGILLGEIVKNLSQAAKSKEMQRLKMMMLSAHDTTMAALQSSLNVFNGRQPPYASCLLIELYSDGGSLSVSMFYRNESRIQPYELQLPGCSLNCPLEEFVKITKPSISEDRQKECQLASSGSSKEVIISLVVSGCLLLGLIIILFLSIIRHKEPLGSRGYRQINNGGAEES, from the exons ATGCGGCAACACTTGGAGCTGGGCCAGTTTCTGAGGATGCGTTATGACGGCTTTCTGAATGAAAACTATGTCCGACATGAG ATCTCCGTTCGCAGCACAGACTACGATCGCACCCTGATGAGCGCCGAGGCCAACCTCGCAG GTCTGTACCCCCCCATTGGTGAGCAGGTCTTCTCACCAAACATCAAGTGGCAGCCTATCCCAGTGCACACAGTTCCACAAAGTGAAGAAAAG CTGCTGGCCTTTCCTCAGAGAGATTGCCCTCGATACGAAGAACTGATGAATGAGACTGAACAAACGGAAGAATACCTTAACATCACAAATGCTAACAAG GACATTATGGAGCTTGTGCGGAATAAAACAGGACTGAAGATAATGACCGTGGATGCTGTCTGGGGTGTGTACGACACGCTCTTCTGTGAG TCACGTCATAACAAGTCAGCTCCTGATTGGGTGACCCCTTCTGTCTGGGAAAGGCTCCGATTTCTCAAAGACTTTGGACTCCGG GTTATATTTGGGGTCTACAAACATCAGGAGAAGAGTCGGCTGCAGGGAG GGATCCTGTTGGGTGAAATAGTGAAGAATCTTTCCCAAGCGGCTAAATCTAAGGAAATGCAGCGTCTGAAAATGATGATGCTTTCTGCG CATGACACAACTATGGCGGCACTGCAGTCCAGCTTGAATGTCTTCAATGGCAGACAACCGCCGTATGCCTCCTGTCTCTTGATCGAGCTCTATTCAGATGGCGG GTCTCTGTCAGTGTCCATGTTTTACCGGAATGAAAGCAGGATTCAACCATACGAACTTCAGTTGCCTGGTTGCTCCCTGAACTGCCCCCTGGAGGAgtttgtgaaaattacaaagccGTCTATTTCTGAGGACAGACAGAAGGAGTGCCAGTTGGCTTCAAGTGGGAGCAGTAAAG AGGTGATCATCAGTCTGGTGGTGTCCGGCTGCCTGTTGCTGGGgctcatcatcatcctcttccTGTCCATCATTCGCCACAAGGAGCCGCTGGGCAGTCGGGGATATCGCCAGATCAACAACGGAGGGGCCGAGGAGTCCTGA